A window of the Cucurbita pepo subsp. pepo cultivar mu-cu-16 chromosome LG01, ASM280686v2, whole genome shotgun sequence genome harbors these coding sequences:
- the LOC111779094 gene encoding uncharacterized protein LOC111779094: MEADCGSTSYYSILGVSSGCSVDEIRRAYRKLAMKWHPDRCVKNPLPLGTAKRKFQQIQEAYSVLSDERKRTRYDAGIQDFDDDENDEGMCDFMQELWSLIAEDKKREEKSCSLEELQGMLMEMAKGFDFNCWPSYGTSECEITEGPKELHIYQGSDVHVWN, encoded by the exons ATGGAGGCTGATTGTGGCTCGACTTCGTATTACAGCATTCTCGGCGTCAGTTCTGGCTGTTCCGTCGATGAAATTCGCAGAGCTTATCGCAAGCTCGCCATG AAATGGCATCCCGATAGATGTGTGAAAAATCCTTTGCCGTTAGGTACAGCCAAACGGAAATTCCAACAAATCCAAGAAGCCTATTCAG TTCTATCGGATGAGAGAAAGAGAACGCGATACGACGCCGGAATTCAAGATTTTGATGATGACGAAAACGACGAG GGAATGTGCGATTTCATGCAAGAACTGTGGTCGCTAATAGCGGAAGACAAGAAGAGAGAG GAAAAAAGCTGTAGCTTGGAGGAGTTGCAGGGGATGTTGATGGAAATGGCGAAAGGCTTCGATTTCAATTGTTGGCCTTCTTACGGAACTTCTGAGTGTGAAATTACTGAAGGGCCCAAGGAATTACACATCTACCAAGGCTCCGATGTTCATGTGTGGAACTGA